A single window of Nicotiana sylvestris chromosome 3, ASM39365v2, whole genome shotgun sequence DNA harbors:
- the LOC138887013 gene encoding uncharacterized protein At1g10890-like, protein MDEPGSYVNETMYRGIIGSLLYLTTSRPDNDFSMRVCARFQSNQQESHLKSKQVANALHVGQRMRLTFAKSIREPGSLDTVLLGKGEPTEGPDPSAQEEPSSSSQVSTNPAPSPHFYAKPLSIEVPEMRSLSEEENEDSQEEDYDNMALASFISARSRKVTPKESTPKRPITRLQNKEELESVLKKNKEEKKKRRLVKDGKVMPPALVVEVDDEVEKEPGSLVRKSLKKESSVSEMGVSIVEGEKSSEIVEEVSGEKVVDMSGEKLVEESGERVVEESAEKVSKKSTDKGKSMRKSVKRKAGSSEEPGSSKKAKVGATQDVGTENLRNQKVLWGRTFASNILDLSGMRQLADIVEYQ, encoded by the exons ATGGATGAACCTGGATCCTATGTGAATGAGACCATGTATAGAGGTATCATAGGGTCACTCCTGTATCTCACAACAAGCAGACCAGATAATGATTTTAGTATGAGAGTTTGTGCCAGGTTTCAATCTAATCAACAAGAATCTCATCTGAAG AGTAAACAAGTAGCTAATGCATTGCACGTTGGTCAAAGGATGAGGCTTACCTTTGCAAAATCTATCAGGGAACCTGGTTCCCTTGACACAG TACTATTGGGGAAGGGGGAACCAACTGAGGGACCTGATCCCTCCGCCCAAGAAGAGCCCTCTAGTTCTTCCCAGGTCAGTACTAATCCTGCCCCCTCTCCCCATTTCTATGCTAAGCCATTATCAATTGAAGTTCCTGAGATGAGATCTCTGTCTGAGGAGGAGAATGAGGATAGTCAAGAGGAAGACTATGACAATATGGCTCTTGCGAGCTTCATTAGTGCTAGGAGTAGAAAGGTAACTCCCAAGGAGTCAACTCCTAAGAGACCTATCACTAGGTTGCAAAATAAGGAAGAGCTTGAGTCTGTtctaaagaaaaacaaagaagaaaaaaagaaaaggagattgGTGAAAGATGGAAAGGTAATGCCTCCTGCACTAGTTGTTGAGGTTGATGATGAGGTggaaaaggaacctggttccttggtTCGTAAGTCCTTAAAGAAAGAGTCATCTGTGAGTGAGATGGGTGTGAGCATTGTTGAGGGTGAAAAATCTAGTGAAATAGTGGAAGAGGTGTCTGGTGAAAAGGTTGTAGATATGTCTGGTGAAAAACTAGTTGAAGAGTCTGGTGAACGAGTGGTTGAGGAGTCTGCTGAGAAAGTGTCCAAGAAGTCTACAGACAAAGGGAAGAGTATGAGAAAATCAGTGAAAAGAAAGGCTGGTTCcagtgaggaacctggttcctcaaAGAAGGCCAAGGTAGGTGCAACCCAGGATGTTGGCACGGAAAATTTGAGAAACCAAAAAGTGTTGTGGGGTCGTACATTTGCCTCTAATATTCTTGACCTATCAGGAATGCGCCAATTAGCTGACATTGTTGAATACCAATAG
- the LOC104238019 gene encoding uncharacterized protein — protein sequence MHDFIMAEDSELWDAICDGPFVPMKTVGEGTVTIPKTRKKYNDADRKAIEKNFRAKKILCKIDMLTTEYELFKMKEDESIQDMHTRFTSIINELHSLGEIIPRNKLVRKILSVLPGSWESKANAITEAKDLQKLTIDELIGNLNTYEMKRKKDLERREPKKENNLVLEAANKDSSSDDSDMECGKSGYFIKDCPLHKQDHYKTNTKKATKKNQVPDRKFKKRDDANNMLKQALVDWGNSSNESEGENMMVDDNRSSEYELIFALMAKSNDNEDKEEDEVSFLDVQRNLKTYSKKKLMSLANVLIDAYHNLINEKNSLVEEIGGIEQEKDYMGVSIVDLEETIESIKKEKEVLTKSNANIEHERDDLLVVVVNLKETIGELKMKSRPENSQKGKAVASEAHIKLESELNSVKSSLCAELERNKQVQEELGRVKSDLEKSLKWTWSSDAITAFYTNNGGNRKEIRFQMKKTPYNPYSKYVIVPDNWLCTHCGNTRHFKENCKSLQKNKVVVEKRHIDEEPGSQKRKYVLPAWGKVKGSNLQWYMDSGCSKHMTGSTNDLLSLKALQGESLPFGNS from the exons ATGCATGATTTCATTATGGCTGAAGACTCAGAGCTGTGGGATGCAATATGTGATGGGCCTTTTGTTCCCATGAAAACTGTTGGTGAGGGAACAGTTACAATcccaaaaacaagaaaaaagtaCAACGATGCTGATagaaaggctattgagaagaatTTTAGGGCAAAGAAGATTCTT TGCAAAATTGATATGCTTACTACTGAGTATGAGCTTTTTAAGATGAAGGAGGATGAgtctattcaagatatgcacacacGTTTCACCTCCATTATCAATGAGCTTCACTCCCTTGGTGAAATCATCCCAAGAAACAAGCTGGTTCGGAAAATACTCAGTGTTTTACCAGGTTCTTGGGAAAGTAAAGCAAATGCTATCACTGAAGCCAAGGATTTGCAGAAACTGACCATTGATGAACTCATTGGAAATCTCAATACTTATGAGATGAAGAGAAAAAAGGATCTGGAAAGAAGAGAGCCCAAGAAGGAGAATAACCTGGTTCTCGAGGCTGCCAATAAAGACTCAAGTAGTGATGACTCCGACATGGA GTGTGGAAAATCTGGATACTTCATTAAAGACTGTCCTCTTCATAAGCAGGATCATTACAAAACCAACACTAAAAAGGCCACTAAAAAGAACCAGGTCCCTGATAGAAAGTTCAAAAAAAGAGATGATGCTAACAACATGTTGAAGCAAGCCCTAGTTGATTGGGGAAATTCCTCTAATGAATCTGAAGGTGAAAATATGATGGTTGATGACAATAGATCTTCAGAATATGAGTTAATCTTTGCACTCATGGCCAAATCTAATGATAATGAGGACAAGGAGGAAGATGAGGTAAGTTTTCttgatgttcaaagaaatttGAAAACTTACTCTAAGAAAAAATTGATGTCCTTAGCAAATGTGTTGATTGATGCCTATCACAACCTCATTAATGAGAAGAATTCTTTAGTAGAAGAAATTGGTGGCATTGAACAAGAGAAGGATTATATGGGAGTTTCCATTGTAGActtagaggaaaccattgagagTATTAAGAAAGAAAAGGAGGTTTTAACTAAGAGTAATGCTAACATTGAGCACGAGAGAGATGATCTATTGGTGGTAGTTGTAAACTTGAAGGAAACAATTGGGGAACTTAAAATGAAAAGTAGGCCTGAGAATTCTCAAAAAGGAAAGGCAGTTGCAAGTGAGgcacacattaagcttgaaagTGAGTTAAATTCAGTGAAGTCTAGTCTGTGTGCTGAGCTTGAGAGAAACAAACAAGTTCAAGAAGAACTAGGAAGAGTGAAAAGTGATCTTGAAAAATCacttaagtggacctggtcctctgatgCTATCACTGCCTTTTACACAAACAATGGGGGAAACAGGAAGGAAATCAGGTTCCAAATGAAAAAGACTCCCTATAACCCTTATAGCAAGTATGTTATTGTACCTGACAATTGGCTTTGCACTCACTGTGGCAACACTAGACACTTTAAAGAAAATTGTAAG TCATTGCAGAAaaataaagttgttgttgaaaagaGGCATAttgatgaggaacctggttcccagAAAAGAAAATATGTGTTGCCTGCATGG GGAAAAGTGAAAGGGAGCAACCTacaatggtacatggatagcggctgctcaaagcatatgactggaagtacaAATGATCTCCTTTCACTTAAGGCCCTGCAAGGAGAGAGTCTACCCTTTGGAAATAGCTAA
- the LOC104237986 gene encoding uncharacterized protein has protein sequence MESALLYTAPATTSSSSILLNRRGTFLRPLDAPFHLPFSKSYVKCWGFSLSFRKPRKCKIFSCNVKVEDEACELVNGVELSIEDGVDSIDAYLCNAVKNNNGTGILLLSDIFGYEDSFTRDFAYRVACNGYNVLVPDLFRGNPWGKDKSQASFEQWRGNLDKQRVVRDIFTSTKWMVNEFVAAGISKKFGVIGFCFGGGLLIDILAQDQGSQFGVGISFYGTRIDVSVASKIKVPLLLIAGDNDSLCPVNVLREVEKNANGCKVVVFEGRGHGFAHRPQSLDDDKDAEEAFLMMRNWLHDGLVSEN, from the exons ATGGAGTCGGCCCTTCTGTATACAGCTCCAGCAACTACAAGTAGTAGCAGCATTCTCCTTAATAGGAGGGGGACATTCTTGCGACCGCTTGATGCTCCATTCCATCTTCCATTTTCA AAAAGCTACGTGAAGTGTTGGGGGTTTTCGTTATCCTTCAGAAAGCCTAGGAAATGCAAAATCTTTAGTTGCAATGTGAAAGTAGAGGATGAGGCTTGTGAATTGGTTAACGGAGTTGAGCTTTCCATTGAGGATGGAGTTGATAGCATTGATGCTTATCTTTGCAACGCGGTAAAGAACAACAATGGTACTGGCATTTTGCTCTTATCTGATATCTTTGGATATGAGGACTCATTTACCAGAGATTTTGCATATCGCGTTGCATGCAATGGGTACAA TGTTCTGGTACCAGATTTGTTTCGTGGCAATCCATGGGGAAAGGACAAATCTCAGGCTTCGTTTGAGCAATGGCGTGGTAACCTAGACAAACAACGGGTTGTGAGAGACATCTTCACATCGACAAAATGGATGGTCAATGAATTTGTGGCTGCAGGAATCTCAAAGAAGTTTGGTGTCATTGGATTTTGCTTTGGAGGTGGCCTATTAATAGACATATTGGCTCAAGACCAGGGTTCTCAGTTTGGTGTTGGGATCTCATTTTATGGCACACGGATTGACGTATCTGTTGCTAGCAAGATTAAGGTTCCGCTACTACTCATTGCAGGTGATAACGATTCACTTTGTCCTGTAAATGTGTTGAGGGAGGTCGAGAAAAATGCCAATGGTTGCAAAGTTGTGGTTTTTGAGGGACGGGGTCATGGTTTTGCCCATCGACCACAATCTTTAGACGACGATAAAGATGCAGAAGAGGCTTTCTTGATGATGAGAAACTGGCTGCATGATGGCTTAGTTTCTGAAAATTGA